In Plasmodium cynomolgi strain B DNA, chromosome 6, whole genome shotgun sequence, the sequence aaacgaTATACATTAATATGGAAGATATATAttgttattaaaattttcttctatgAAAATTATCGTTTTATGGACTTCTCTTTAATCTAACatttgttaaataattaaGTACAACCTTTTCAACCAATTAGAACGAACAGTTATTGGCAACTAAattgaatgaagaaaaaaaacatatataatagtaatacACATACTGTATTTTTACACTGCcttttaatatttcatatttctttagaaattgaaaaaataataattccatatttcataaaagtaaataattaaaattattaNNNNNNNNNNNNNNNNNNNNNNNNNNNNNNNNNNNNNNNNNNNNNNNNNNNNNNNNNNNNNNNNNNNNNNNNNNNNNNNNNNNNNNNNNNNNNNNNNNNNNNNNNNNNNNNNNNNNNNNNNNNNNNNNNNNNNNNNNNNNNNNNNNNNNNNNNNNNNNNNNNNNNNNNNNNNNNNNNNNNNNNNNNNNNNNNNNNNNNNNNNNNNNNNNNNNNNNNNNNNNNNNNNNNNNNNNNNNNNNNNNNNNNNNNNNNNNNNNNNNNNNNNNNNNNNNNNNNNNNNNNNNNNNNNNNNNNNNNNNNNNNNNNNNNNNNNNNNNNNNNNNNNNNNNNNNNNNNNNNNNNNNNNNNNNNNNNNNNNNNNNNNNNNNNNNNNNNNNNNNNNNNNNNNNNNNNNNNNNNNNNNNNNNNNNNNNNNNNNNNNNNNNNNNNNNNNNNNNNNNNNNNNNNNNNNNNNNNNNNNNNNNNNNNNNNNNNNNNNNNNNNNNNNNNNNNNNNNNNNNNNNNNNNNNNNNNNNNNNNNNNNNNNNNNNccataaaatataatttaaatgtaagtaggaataataaataagCAAAAGCAATGCTAAATggaatattaaattttttttgtatgattTTGTATTCGTGATTCCCTTTTTATAAGAACAacgcaaaaagaaaagaaaacaaaataggaaagagaaaaaacaaaatgaaatccGAAATATGGCACTTTATTGTCCTTATTTAAGgtagaaatttttattacaaccatcattttatttgaattaatttaaaattttgttctaaAAACTGTGACATATGTTGATGCATTTTATGAAAACGGTgctacattatttttttatatttaacgAATCCTCGGAagtaattaaatttaaataatatttgttGTAAAGCAGTAATAAATCTTGTTCAATCTATTGCCTTTTTAAGTGTAATTAGAttactttattatttttatgttaaagtataaaaaaaaaaaaatagaatacCCCGATTATTCTGTTAATCCTTNNNNNNNNNNNNNNNNNNNNNNNNNNNNNNNNNNNNNNNNaaaaaaaaaaaaaaaaaaaaagacctcATAAAATAACCAACCAGTATTGTTAGTCGTATCAGAATACAGATTATTTATGtaagaatattttatatttatttttttgtaaaaaaagttatttttatgcgttaatataatattaaaaattccagaaatttttaataacagttttttttctataattttttactacatatgttttattattaaatatacaaataatcAGTtgcatatgtaaataattacagCAATCAGTAGTAttatgtttccccttttattaaagaaaatacagTCTCcgtatatttttgaaatttgaTCATTTATAGAATGTtctacaaaataattttgaagtcgttttttccaatttcCTGCCTTTTATGGTAATAACAGAATAAATCATTTGACACTGTATAGGACACGTTAATacatagatatatatatatatgtcaaAACTAGTTTAAGtagtgcatatatgtatttcaAAAGAGGAGgctaaaacgaaaaaattcaaatctcattttcttcattatctCCTTTTGGTATCCTTTTGTATATAACAGCTTAGGTATTAACCAGTTCGATGTATCTTCGAGGGCTCCActtaaagaaaattgttcTCGAAAATTATCagatattaatttatttgaaaacGTTGTAGATATATTTAACGTAATAGATTATAACAATTATGATGAAGGTGACATTGAGCAATTAGAGAATAACAACTATGAAACTAGATTGAGAAATGAATGGAAACAACTAGAAAACGACGAAAATATAGATTGGCTTACCATTACACTAAAGACGTATGAATCCCTTGTTGGAAAAAACAGTGAAGCAACACCTGATACTGAAACTAAGCACAGAAGGTGGTGTAATATTGTAGAGGCGTTGCATTATTTCCGTAAAGCTAAAAATGAGGAACATCAAGCAggattgcaattttttttagatgcattaaaggataaaagaaaagaaagagacaTTGAAGATTTAAATttagaagaggaaaaagcaTGGAAccatttaaaaatggcaaaagtTAAAGAAGATAATGAATGGAGATATTATCAATTACTTACTTTGAAATATTGGAAACAAGCAGAAAATGCCGAATCCGCTAGAAATAATACTCAATAAACATTATGgtaggttaaaaaaaaaaatctacaaaaatgttaaatatgtgtaagaacttttttcttacaaATTGACAACTGTGTGCATGAAAATTATATAGAAATGTGGTCCCAAattgatgataaaaaattcagatAAAGAATAAGTGTACGATATGCAATTAATATACCTTATCATAAAAACGtttcttttgtttatatctgaataaaaatttaaagataGAGAATAATACCTTTGTTCCTTCTCctgttgtttttatttttttttttctaaggAAATCTACAATACGCAATGTAGAACTATTGTTGTGCAATGTGTACTTAATTGTCACATTACTACATTTTCATAAGAATGCTTTATTCAAGGTTCTTTTTATCTAAATTATAAGCAACTGCGTTAACAaatgtatcttttttttttaatacattcATCTTTTTATTAGGCCATAGgcttcaaaaatgtgaaaaaaataaatatgaaaaaagaaaaatatttgatccATTAATATAAAGTTAAAGATAAAGATGTGAGTATTTCACACACGtgccttttattttgttgttgtttcattttgcttgAAAACGCTAGCTAGTTCTATATGTGCATAGTGCGGGACTTTAAACTAATTAAACGCTCACTCTtgccatatatatatgtatttataaaggCAACACACATAATTAGTATGATCAAATAAtcctaaaaataattagtGCATTATGATTCtaatgtttttcaaaatagtGAGAAAAATGGTACAATTGAAataggaaaagggaaatataagaaaataaaaaatcgtgTAGAAATGTCTAAATAATTgaagaaagagaaataatGTCCATTatcgaaaaagagaaatgcaaaatgaaaaacggGCGTAAATGagttaatattaaatattcaCTCAATTGTACGTGatcgtttcattttttctcgttttgtGCGTATAGATTTTAATTTAAGGAAAAACATAACATTATCTAATCTaatatgatattttaaaattgcagATATGAAAGAAaagcttaattttttaaacttgttattttaatatacatttcAGCATGTGCATAATTTCATAACCTTTAGCTAAAATCTGCTTTATTCAGCACAAGTGGCATATACTATATATGTTTAAGAATAACAATGTGAATGTAGGTCTAATGTTTTATGGTTCAATCGTGTTGTCTATAAACTATATCAATTATGTTTTAGAAAGGAGGTAGAATGAACTGCTAAAATATGATTATTGAGTACCGTGATGGTAGCCCCCCCAATAGGATACCTTAATATATTGCTGAATATGTTTTTTGTTGATGTTGTGGTTTTACATCACGAAGTTCTAAAATTATAAGATAATAAAAGacggaaaaataattaagtgCATctgtttttcaaattatattacaataGAAACATtcattaaaacaaaattaacaatcAAAATTAATACATGTCCTAATTAACGACTTAACAAAAAGCtcaaaaagcaaaaaatgacataccctcatttattttacaaaaagcaaagagcagaataaaaatattcaaagaaataataatttttaatataattatatattatatgctaTGCCCATAAATATATCAATACATTGGATTAGTTATACgataaaataacaataacTTATAACctacataaatttaaaaattccatttttatcatgtgCGCAAGAACCCATAAAACCATGTtgctctttattttttttttttccatacaCATAAACATCAACAAATTCTAAGTTGCCaccttttacattttctatTTCGAACCAATTTAGAAAGGTTTACAAATGTTTCCGGAGGATTTAAAACTATAgtaaatgttttattttaacctTCGTACTTTATACATAAGAAGGAACATGCAACAGTTAAAAAACAACGTAAGGGTTAAAGATGCAAATTAGATAtaaacaacttttttttaattgtactTGTGTaataggatttttttttttattttttgaacgTCATAATTTATTGTTGTTTTGGGTGAATTTTATACTCCTTTTAAACAACAAAATTtctatgttaatttttagaTAATCAAAATAgtatatttttgtgtatattacatttttataattatttagaaTGCGCCATAAGAAatagtaaaagaaaaagcattttgatataaaaaacatttctNNNNNNNNNNGGATGGGGGTTTTCAGTTGTTCCCATATTTcataaatgacaaaattaattaccCAGAAATTGTGggtaaaattaattaaaaaattaaaattttttgttatcattAATTGTCATGTCTTtctattatatacattttttaaatcttttcCTTATtgaaaattacgaaaattATTACAACGTGAAATTGTTTCTATTTTGAtctaattttaattttcagcCATAATATTTGGcgataataataaatatatttccaattaaaaaataacggATTTCTATAATTGtagacgtaaaaaatatataataccatttatgttactttttttaaatatacaaaaagtACTGCGGGGCTTATATACATTTGAGATTAGtaattgaaaatattagtttaaaaatgtacgggtaatgaaaaaacaaggaatacctaaaaatatataatatatataaaataataatataacattttataatttatataaactggaaaaaaattaattgctattttattttctctgatagttaaaaaattattgtttataattaaaatcaTCTTATTAAATTACGATagacaattttataaaaaaaaccgctttaatataaataaaaaaaatattacatgtCAACTACGGAAAACCTTTACCACGTAATTCTCATAATTATACGGTCTTTATTATTGtgaatgtaaatttttatctatattttatatatattttattttttaaattagtcGTTGCAATTTTTGTAGAATTGtcgaaatttattatttttattttttttccagataaaatattatacaaaacgtaaaattttaa encodes:
- a CDS encoding hypothetical protein (putative) yields the protein LGINQFDVSSRAPLKENCSRKLSDINLFENVVDIFNVIDYNNYDEGDIEQLENNNYETRLRNEWKQLENDENIDWLTITLKTYESLVGKNSEATPDTETKHRRWCNIVEALHYFRKAKNEEHQAGLQFFLDALKDKRKERDIEDLNLEEEKAWNHLKMAKVKEDNEWRYYQLLTLKYWKQAENAESARNNTQ